Proteins encoded in a region of the Deefgea piscis genome:
- a CDS encoding histidine-type phosphatase: protein MNIAPYVLSVLLVASSNGWTAQPNSDDEWQISKVVILNRHGVRSPTKDTALMQQVTPDRWPAWPVALGELTPRGGQLLQLLGHYYQTAWQNNGLLPAQGCPATGHMLVWADSEQRTRATGQALIDAVAPNCGIALQSQADASQVDPLFHPLKMGICQLNPKAVRRSIQQQLGAKPVDQQFASAYQQLAATLNLNAAPLCSAQQQGDCRLPQLLPSRLHVNHHGAGFKGALGLASTLSEIFLLQYAEGMPDSQVGWGRIAQPAQWQQLFTAHNGYFALTQKNPLIASANATPLLHLISNALQDHAPANGGTLAQQAASAKIVWLIGHDTNIANVAGALGLNWQLSEQPDNTAPGLAMIFERWQHPRSQREQIKIKLVYQTLPQMRAMTPLSLHGEQPGIIELTLPQCTGAACTPSRFAALSRSRQVNACQYQP from the coding sequence ATGAACATCGCTCCTTATGTACTCAGTGTTTTGCTTGTCGCCAGTAGCAATGGCTGGACTGCCCAGCCCAACAGCGACGACGAGTGGCAAATTAGCAAAGTAGTGATTCTCAATCGGCACGGGGTTCGCTCCCCCACCAAAGATACCGCACTGATGCAGCAAGTGACGCCCGATCGCTGGCCTGCGTGGCCAGTGGCACTGGGAGAGCTCACGCCAAGAGGAGGACAATTACTCCAGCTGCTTGGCCACTATTATCAAACCGCATGGCAAAACAATGGGCTATTACCCGCCCAAGGCTGCCCAGCAACCGGCCACATGCTGGTGTGGGCCGATAGCGAGCAAAGGACCCGCGCCACCGGTCAAGCGCTCATCGACGCCGTAGCGCCCAATTGTGGCATCGCGCTGCAAAGCCAAGCGGACGCCAGCCAAGTGGACCCGCTATTTCATCCGCTAAAAATGGGCATTTGTCAGCTCAACCCCAAGGCAGTACGCCGCTCGATTCAGCAGCAACTGGGGGCAAAGCCGGTCGATCAGCAATTTGCCAGCGCCTACCAACAACTGGCGGCAACGCTCAATTTGAACGCCGCGCCGCTGTGCTCGGCCCAGCAGCAAGGTGATTGCCGCCTGCCACAATTATTACCTAGCCGTTTGCATGTCAATCACCACGGCGCAGGTTTTAAGGGCGCACTGGGTTTGGCTTCTACATTAAGCGAGATTTTTTTATTGCAATACGCCGAGGGAATGCCCGATTCACAGGTCGGCTGGGGACGCATTGCGCAGCCCGCGCAGTGGCAGCAGCTGTTTACTGCGCATAATGGCTATTTTGCACTGACCCAAAAAAATCCACTTATTGCCAGCGCCAATGCCACGCCTTTATTACATTTAATTAGCAATGCACTGCAAGATCACGCGCCAGCCAATGGTGGCACTTTGGCCCAGCAAGCAGCGAGCGCCAAGATAGTTTGGCTAATTGGCCATGACACCAATATTGCCAATGTCGCCGGTGCGCTCGGCCTTAATTGGCAGCTCAGCGAGCAACCCGATAATACCGCGCCAGGTTTAGCGATGATTTTCGAGCGCTGGCAACATCCGCGCAGCCAACGAGAGCAAATCAAAATCAAATTGGTTTATCAAACCTTGCCACAAATGCGCGCCATGACGCCGCTGAGCCTGCATGGCGAACAGCCGGGCATCATTGAGCTCACTCTGCCGCAATGCACCGGCGCGGCCTGTACCCCAAGCCGTTTTGCCGCACTCAGCCGCAGCCGGCAAGTCAACGCCTGCCAATATCAGCCATAA
- a CDS encoding GNAT family N-acetyltransferase produces MEIVWRWQAFAAFDTATLFEYLRLRQQVFIVEQACAYADMDDLDLVSTHLLAYCDDRLVACLRLVPPGLKYAEPSLGRVIISADFRGTGLGYQLISQGLKGAVAQYPEQDNKIGAQAHLQNFYAKNGFVTVSAPYLEDDISHVDMLWHYSPDTAC; encoded by the coding sequence ATGGAAATCGTTTGGCGCTGGCAAGCTTTTGCTGCTTTTGATACTGCAACATTGTTTGAATATTTACGGCTAAGACAGCAAGTATTTATTGTTGAGCAAGCCTGTGCTTATGCCGATATGGATGATTTGGATTTAGTTTCAACGCATTTATTGGCGTATTGCGATGATCGTTTAGTGGCGTGCTTACGCTTGGTGCCGCCGGGTTTAAAATACGCCGAGCCTTCTTTGGGGCGAGTGATTATATCGGCAGATTTTCGTGGCACCGGTCTAGGGTATCAGCTAATTAGTCAGGGATTAAAAGGGGCTGTAGCGCAATACCCAGAGCAGGATAATAAGATTGGCGCTCAAGCACATTTGCAAAATTTTTATGCAAAAAATGGTTTTGTGACCGTCTCTGCGCCTTATCTTGAGGACGATATTTCTCACGTTGATATGCTATGGCATTATTCACCAGATACCGCTTGTTAA
- a CDS encoding oxidoreductase, whose translation MPKTKTLRVGLIGYGYAGKTFHAPLINATPGLSLVAIASSRPADVLADWPDIVVKTEPDRLLAHPGLDLVVIAAPNDAHYPLARAAIAAGKHVVIDKPFTLNVREAEDLAVRAEQAGLLLSVFHNRRWDNDFIALSETLHSGVLGDVVEFTSRFDRYRPEVKARWREANIAGAGLWYDLGPHLIDQTLQLFGMPNAVTADLALRRSGALAVDDFHVILHYPKMRAILAASTLVSGGTPRFLVQGTEGAWSVNGLDAQETWLKAGLLPEHAAWGDDPRQAQHFQSQNDQISTKALPLPAGNYAAYYAGIRDALLGLGENPVTAAQARNVMRIIDLAIQSDAQGCRVMVL comes from the coding sequence ATGCCAAAGACCAAAACTTTGCGCGTAGGCCTGATTGGTTATGGCTACGCGGGTAAAACTTTTCATGCGCCACTGATTAATGCCACACCAGGACTCAGTCTGGTGGCCATTGCCAGCTCGCGTCCAGCGGATGTGTTGGCCGATTGGCCGGATATTGTGGTGAAAACGGAGCCGGATCGTTTATTGGCGCATCCCGGTTTAGATTTAGTGGTTATCGCGGCACCGAATGACGCACATTATCCCTTGGCTCGGGCTGCGATTGCGGCCGGCAAACATGTGGTGATTGATAAGCCTTTTACTTTGAATGTGCGTGAAGCTGAAGACTTAGCAGTGCGCGCCGAGCAAGCGGGATTATTGCTTTCGGTGTTTCATAATCGGCGCTGGGATAATGATTTTATCGCTTTGAGTGAGACGCTACACAGTGGCGTTTTAGGCGATGTGGTTGAATTTACCTCTCGTTTTGATCGTTACCGTCCCGAGGTTAAAGCGCGTTGGCGCGAAGCAAATATTGCGGGTGCTGGGCTTTGGTATGATTTAGGGCCGCATCTAATTGACCAGACATTGCAATTATTTGGCATGCCCAATGCAGTCACTGCCGATTTGGCTTTGCGGCGCAGTGGCGCGCTGGCGGTGGACGATTTTCATGTGATTTTGCACTACCCAAAAATGCGGGCAATTTTAGCGGCCAGCACTTTGGTGAGCGGCGGTACGCCGCGCTTTTTGGTGCAAGGCACTGAAGGCGCATGGTCGGTGAATGGGCTGGACGCCCAAGAGACTTGGTTAAAGGCTGGATTATTGCCTGAGCATGCGGCTTGGGGTGATGACCCGCGGCAGGCGCAGCATTTTCAAAGTCAAAATGATCAAATTTCTACTAAAGCCTTGCCTTTACCCGCTGGCAATTATGCGGCGTATTACGCCGGGATTCGCGATGCCTTGCTGGGCTTGGGAGAAAATCCAGTGACGGCGGCGCAGGCGCGGAATGTCATGCGGATTATTGACCTAGCCATTCAAAGCGACGCGCAAGGTTGCCGAGTGATGGTGCTGTAA
- a CDS encoding 3-hydroxybutyrate dehydrogenase yields the protein MSLQDKVALITGSTSGIGLGIARALAQQGATIILNGLGDPAQIEIIRANLAAEFATPVHFIAADLSKTAAVEDLMQQIDAQCGRLDILVNNAGMQFVSPIEDFPPEKYDLIIALNLSAAFHTIRLAVPGMKARGWGRIINIASAHALVASPFKSAYVASKHAILGLTKTVALELAEHGITANAICPGYVMTPLVQQQIPDTAKARGISEAAVIRDVLLAAQPTKRFVEVDELGALASFLCSDGARSITGTALPVDGGWTAH from the coding sequence ATGTCACTCCAAGATAAAGTTGCTTTGATTACGGGCTCAACCAGCGGTATTGGTCTGGGCATAGCGCGCGCTTTAGCCCAGCAAGGCGCGACGATTATTCTCAATGGTTTGGGCGATCCGGCGCAAATCGAAATCATCCGCGCCAATTTAGCCGCCGAATTTGCCACCCCAGTGCATTTCATCGCCGCCGATCTGAGTAAAACTGCGGCGGTTGAAGACTTAATGCAGCAAATCGACGCACAATGCGGTCGCCTAGATATTTTGGTCAACAATGCTGGCATGCAGTTTGTTAGCCCGATCGAAGACTTCCCACCAGAAAAATACGATTTAATTATCGCGCTGAATTTATCGGCCGCGTTTCACACCATCCGCCTTGCCGTTCCCGGCATGAAAGCACGCGGCTGGGGACGCATTATCAATATCGCCTCGGCGCATGCCTTAGTCGCCTCGCCGTTTAAATCGGCGTATGTGGCGTCAAAACACGCCATTTTAGGACTCACCAAAACCGTGGCGCTGGAACTGGCCGAACACGGCATTACCGCCAACGCCATTTGCCCGGGTTATGTGATGACGCCGCTGGTACAGCAACAAATCCCCGATACCGCCAAAGCGCGTGGCATTAGCGAAGCAGCAGTGATTCGCGACGTTTTGCTCGCCGCACAGCCAACCAAACGCTTTGTTGAAGTCGATGAGTTGGGCGCTTTAGCCAGTTTCTTATGCAGCGATGGTGCGCGTTCGATCACCGGTACCGCGCTGCCAGTTGATGGCGGCTGGACTGCGCACTAA
- a CDS encoding DUF1456 family protein — translation MLNNDVLRSIRYMLDLSDAKLVDVLQLAGQTLDKATMVAFLKKEEELEYQECDDVTMANFLDGLVYYRRGKDESRPAMPIELPVTNNLVLKKLRVAFELKDDDIYAMLAEAGFEVSKPELSALFRKKDHKHFRPCGDQFLRNFLKGLTLRVRGR, via the coding sequence ATGTTAAATAACGACGTACTGCGTAGCATTCGCTATATGCTCGATTTGAGCGATGCCAAATTAGTCGATGTACTGCAATTGGCCGGGCAAACTTTAGATAAAGCCACGATGGTGGCGTTTTTAAAAAAAGAAGAAGAGCTCGAATATCAAGAATGTGATGATGTGACGATGGCCAATTTTCTTGATGGTCTGGTGTATTACCGCCGTGGTAAAGACGAAAGCCGTCCGGCAATGCCGATTGAGTTGCCAGTGACCAATAACTTGGTGCTCAAAAAATTGCGCGTCGCTTTTGAACTCAAAGACGATGATATTTACGCGATGTTGGCTGAAGCCGGATTTGAAGTATCCAAGCCAGAGCTATCGGCATTATTCCGTAAAAAAGATCACAAGCATTTTCGCCCTTGCGGCGATCAGTTCTTACGCAACTTCCTTAAAGGCTTAACGCTGCGCGTTCGCGGTCGATAA
- a CDS encoding copper homeostasis protein CutC, with product MALISIGLATMNATAHSAITLEICAGSVTSCLAAQEGGAQRVEFCDNLLEGGTTPSYGQLAAARDRLWITLNVIIRPRGGDFLYSDLEFEVMERDVLACKRLGVDGIVIGLLTSDGRVDIPRTKRLVELAAPIPVTFHRAFDVACDPVQALEDIISAGCVRLLSSGQAASAIEGAALLKALQAQAGDRLIVMPGAGVRGHNIAELVAATGCNEFHSSGRAPFPSGMVYRNPNVKMGAPGQDEYSVVETDPQLVRELLSNAQHAAALRN from the coding sequence ATGGCACTCATTTCAATTGGACTCGCCACGATGAACGCCACTGCTCACTCTGCCATCACCCTCGAAATTTGCGCCGGTTCGGTGACGTCCTGCCTTGCAGCACAAGAAGGCGGCGCGCAGCGCGTTGAGTTTTGCGACAACTTGCTCGAAGGCGGCACCACGCCGTCGTATGGCCAATTGGCGGCAGCGCGCGATCGCTTATGGATTACGTTGAACGTGATCATTCGGCCACGCGGCGGCGATTTTTTGTATAGCGATTTAGAATTTGAAGTGATGGAGCGCGATGTATTGGCGTGTAAAAGGTTAGGGGTGGATGGTATTGTCATCGGCCTATTAACCAGCGATGGCCGCGTTGATATACCCCGCACTAAACGCTTGGTTGAACTGGCGGCGCCAATACCAGTAACGTTTCATCGGGCCTTTGATGTGGCTTGCGATCCGGTGCAAGCACTAGAAGACATCATCAGCGCCGGCTGTGTGCGATTGCTTTCCAGCGGGCAAGCGGCGAGCGCAATCGAAGGCGCGGCGTTACTTAAAGCGCTGCAAGCGCAAGCGGGCGATCGCTTAATTGTTATGCCGGGTGCGGGCGTTCGTGGCCACAATATCGCCGAGCTGGTGGCGGCTACTGGCTGTAATGAGTTTCATAGCTCAGGCCGCGCGCCGTTCCCTAGTGGCATGGTTTACCGTAATCCCAACGTCAAAATGGGCGCGCCGGGGCAAGATGAATACAGCGTGGTGGAGACCGATCCGCAATTGGTGCGCGAGTTACTCAGCAATGCACAACATGCCGCCGCGCTACGCAATTAA
- a CDS encoding patatin-like phospholipase family protein — MSKKKIAITCQGGGSQTAFTAGALKALYDNGFAEHYELVSITGTSGGALCATLIWYALYKKDAYIPQRMLDLWADNTAQSDAEEQFNHYVVESIRKVNRGQMPQFNLSPYSPLMQMMNTFTGAQFRPNFTDFRRLLDSHINFAELKAMGANTELPALILGAADVLTGKLAKFNSRTEAIRAEHILSSCAVPNIFEAVEFDGHAYWDGLFSDNPPVDEVIKPIYVGENNLPDEIWVIKINPTGCQTVPKSPEAISDRRNEMIGNMSLFQQLTSIRTLNELLLNQAFTPEFLAKNGVKAPIKLPRCLSSDDIRPYHIPFIEMSEALQSTLDYESKLDRSPKNIQKLMQDGEQQARHFLAERLAAA, encoded by the coding sequence ATGAGTAAAAAGAAAATCGCGATCACCTGCCAAGGCGGCGGTAGCCAAACCGCTTTTACCGCTGGCGCACTCAAAGCCTTGTACGACAATGGTTTTGCCGAGCATTATGAATTAGTCAGCATTACCGGCACCTCGGGCGGCGCGCTGTGCGCCACGCTGATTTGGTATGCCTTATACAAAAAAGACGCTTATATTCCGCAGCGAATGCTAGATTTATGGGCCGATAACACCGCGCAATCAGACGCCGAAGAGCAGTTTAATCATTACGTGGTCGAGTCGATTCGCAAAGTCAATCGCGGGCAAATGCCACAATTTAATCTCAGCCCGTATTCACCTTTGATGCAAATGATGAATACCTTCACTGGCGCCCAATTTCGGCCTAATTTCACCGACTTTCGCCGATTATTAGATTCGCACATTAATTTTGCCGAACTTAAAGCCATGGGGGCCAATACCGAATTGCCTGCTTTAATTTTAGGCGCGGCCGACGTGCTCACCGGCAAGCTGGCTAAGTTTAATTCACGCACCGAAGCGATTCGCGCCGAGCATATTTTATCGTCGTGCGCGGTGCCGAATATTTTTGAAGCGGTTGAATTTGATGGGCACGCATATTGGGATGGGTTGTTTTCTGACAATCCACCAGTTGATGAAGTGATCAAGCCAATTTATGTCGGCGAAAACAATCTACCGGATGAGATTTGGGTAATCAAAATCAATCCAACCGGCTGCCAAACCGTGCCCAAGTCGCCGGAAGCGATTTCTGATCGGCGCAATGAAATGATCGGCAATATGTCTTTATTTCAGCAGCTCACCAGCATCCGCACGCTGAATGAATTACTGCTCAACCAAGCCTTTACGCCGGAGTTTTTAGCCAAAAATGGCGTTAAAGCACCGATTAAGCTACCGCGTTGCCTCAGCAGTGACGATATTCGCCCCTACCATATTCCATTTATTGAGATGTCTGAGGCACTGCAAAGCACTTTAGATTATGAAAGTAAGCTCGATCGCAGCCCAAAAAACATCCAGAAATTAATGCAAGATGGCGAGCAACAAGCTCGCCATTTCTTGGCAGAACGACTGGCTGCGGCTTAA
- the argH gene encoding argininosuccinate lyase: MSESANKAWSGRFNEPVSELVKRYTASVFFDNRMAEVDIQGSLAHAGMLNQVGVLSDEDLRSIQSGMADILDDIRAGRFEWSLDLEDVHMNIERRLTDKIGDAGKRLHTGRSRNDQVATDIRLYLREAIDVLLRLVRELQKSLLDLAESNASTVMPGFTHLQVAQPVTFGHHMLAYVEMLGRDAERLVDTRKRVNRMPLGSAALAGTTFPINRSITAKLLGFEGICENSLDAVSDRDFAIEFTAAGALIMTHLSRLSEELILWMSPRFGFIDIADRFCTGSSIMPQKKNPDVPELVRGKTGRVNGSLISLLTLMKGQPLAYNKDNQEDKEPLFDTVDTLTDTLRIYADMMRGITVKPDAMERAAKQGFATATDLADYLVKRGLPFRDAHEAVALAVRYAEQKRQDLSDLTLVELQSFSSLIEEDVCHVLTLQGSLEARNHVGGTAPFQVLVQVAKWRERLAC; this comes from the coding sequence ATGTCCGAATCTGCAAACAAAGCTTGGTCTGGTCGCTTTAATGAACCAGTGAGTGAATTGGTAAAGCGGTATACCGCATCGGTATTTTTTGATAACCGCATGGCGGAAGTCGATATTCAAGGCTCACTCGCGCACGCTGGGATGCTCAATCAAGTGGGTGTGTTATCGGATGAAGATTTGCGTTCGATTCAAAGTGGCATGGCCGATATTTTGGATGATATCCGCGCCGGCCGTTTTGAATGGAGTTTAGATCTCGAAGACGTGCATATGAATATCGAGCGCCGTTTGACCGATAAAATCGGTGATGCCGGTAAGCGTTTGCATACTGGTCGTTCACGTAATGACCAAGTGGCCACCGATATTCGTTTGTATTTGCGTGAAGCGATTGATGTCTTGCTGCGCTTGGTGCGTGAATTGCAAAAGTCTTTGCTCGATTTGGCTGAAAGCAACGCCAGCACCGTCATGCCCGGCTTTACTCATTTGCAAGTGGCGCAACCGGTGACTTTTGGTCATCACATGTTGGCGTATGTCGAAATGCTCGGCCGTGATGCTGAGCGTTTGGTTGATACCCGTAAACGGGTCAATCGCATGCCTTTGGGCTCTGCGGCATTGGCGGGAACTACATTCCCGATCAATCGCTCAATCACTGCGAAGTTATTGGGTTTTGAGGGCATTTGCGAAAATTCACTCGACGCCGTGTCAGATCGTGATTTCGCGATTGAGTTTACTGCCGCTGGCGCTTTGATCATGACGCATTTGTCGCGTCTTTCGGAAGAACTGATTTTGTGGATGAGCCCGCGCTTTGGCTTTATTGATATTGCCGATCGTTTCTGTACCGGCTCGTCGATCATGCCGCAAAAGAAAAACCCCGACGTACCTGAACTGGTGCGCGGTAAAACTGGCCGCGTGAATGGCAGCTTAATTTCTTTGCTGACTTTAATGAAAGGCCAACCATTGGCCTACAACAAAGACAATCAAGAAGACAAAGAGCCGCTATTTGATACTGTAGATACGCTCACTGACACTTTGCGGATTTATGCCGATATGATGCGCGGCATTACTGTGAAGCCCGATGCGATGGAGCGTGCTGCTAAGCAAGGTTTTGCCACCGCCACCGATTTGGCTGATTATTTGGTCAAGCGCGGCTTGCCGTTCCGTGATGCGCATGAGGCCGTGGCTTTGGCAGTGCGTTATGCTGAGCAAAAACGCCAAGACTTGTCGGATTTAACCTTGGTTGAATTGCAAAGTTTTTCTTCCTTAATCGAAGAAGACGTTTGCCACGTACTGACATTGCAAGGCAGTTTAGAAGCCCGCAATCATGTCGGTGGCACGGCTCCTTTCCAAGTGTTAGTGCAAGTGGCGAAATGGCGTGAACGTTTAGCCTGCTAA
- a CDS encoding NAD(P)/FAD-dependent oxidoreductase, whose translation MLRITELKLPLDHTEAELKTAIATYLSIAETDINSFSVFKRSFDARKGHMLLAYIIDLDVGTLEAKLLAQFKNNVHVLATPDTRYHFVGQAPATFTNSAQRPIVVGFGPCGIFAALILAQMGFKPIVLERGKKVRERTQDTWGLWRKSTLNPESNVQFGEGGAGTFSDGKLYSQIKDPRHLGRKVLNEFVKAGAPDEILYIAKPHIGTFKLVGMVEKMRAEIESLGGEIRFQQRVDDLILEDMPDGNKQIRGVRVTEIGVEGHPSNEILSEHVVIALGHSARDSFEMMHHRGVFMEAKPFSVGFRIEHPQSLIDAARWGKYAGHPILGAADYKLVHHAANGRAVYSFCMCPGGTVVAATSEVGRVVTNGMSQYSRNERNANSGMVVSINPSDYPGGAMAGIEFQRQLESQAFVLGGENYNAPAQLVGDFLAGRASSSVGAVEPSYKPGVNWTDLAAALPDYAITAMREALPAFGKKIRGYDMHDAVLTGVETRTSSPLRITRGDNCQSLNVRGLYPAGEGAGYAGGILSAGVDGIKVAEALALDMLK comes from the coding sequence ATGCTCCGCATTACCGAACTCAAACTGCCGCTGGACCATACTGAAGCCGAACTCAAAACCGCTATCGCCACTTATTTGAGCATCGCCGAAACCGACATCAATAGCTTTAGCGTGTTTAAACGCAGCTTTGACGCGCGTAAAGGCCATATGCTGTTGGCCTACATCATCGATTTAGACGTCGGCACGCTCGAAGCGAAACTGCTGGCGCAATTTAAAAACAATGTGCACGTGCTAGCAACGCCAGACACGCGCTACCACTTTGTTGGCCAAGCACCAGCCACCTTCACAAACAGCGCGCAGCGCCCTATCGTTGTGGGTTTTGGCCCATGTGGGATTTTTGCGGCGCTGATTTTGGCTCAAATGGGCTTTAAACCCATCGTGCTCGAGCGCGGTAAAAAGGTACGTGAGCGCACGCAAGACACATGGGGCCTGTGGCGCAAAAGTACGCTCAATCCCGAGTCGAATGTGCAATTTGGTGAAGGCGGCGCAGGCACGTTTTCTGACGGTAAGCTCTACAGCCAAATTAAAGACCCGCGCCATCTGGGTCGCAAAGTATTGAATGAATTTGTTAAGGCTGGCGCCCCGGATGAGATTTTATATATTGCCAAGCCACATATTGGTACCTTTAAACTCGTTGGCATGGTCGAAAAAATGCGCGCCGAGATTGAATCACTCGGTGGCGAGATTCGCTTTCAGCAGCGCGTTGATGACCTCATTCTCGAAGACATGCCCGATGGCAATAAGCAAATCCGTGGCGTTCGCGTCACCGAAATCGGCGTCGAAGGCCACCCTAGCAATGAAATTCTCAGCGAGCACGTGGTCATCGCACTCGGCCACAGCGCGCGCGATAGTTTTGAAATGATGCACCACCGCGGCGTCTTTATGGAAGCCAAGCCATTCTCGGTCGGCTTTCGAATCGAACACCCGCAATCCTTAATCGATGCCGCGCGCTGGGGCAAATATGCCGGTCATCCGATCTTGGGCGCTGCCGATTACAAACTGGTGCATCACGCCGCCAATGGCCGCGCAGTGTATAGCTTCTGTATGTGCCCGGGCGGCACGGTTGTTGCCGCCACTTCTGAAGTCGGCCGCGTCGTCACCAACGGCATGAGCCAATATTCGCGTAACGAGCGCAATGCCAACTCCGGCATGGTGGTCAGCATCAATCCAAGTGACTATCCCGGCGGCGCAATGGCGGGGATTGAATTCCAACGCCAGCTTGAAAGCCAAGCGTTTGTACTCGGCGGCGAAAACTACAACGCGCCAGCGCAATTGGTTGGCGATTTTCTCGCTGGCCGCGCCTCAAGCAGCGTCGGCGCAGTCGAGCCATCGTACAAACCCGGCGTGAACTGGACTGATCTGGCCGCAGCGCTGCCCGATTACGCCATTACTGCCATGCGCGAAGCACTCCCCGCCTTCGGTAAAAAAATCCGTGGCTACGATATGCACGATGCGGTACTGACTGGCGTTGAAACCCGCACCTCCTCACCCCTTCGCATCACCCGTGGTGACAACTGCCAATCGCTCAACGTGCGCGGTCTCTACCCCGCAGGCGAAGGCGCAGGCTACGCCGGTGGGATTTTATCGGCTGGGGTGGATGGGATTAAAGTAGCGGAAGCATTGGCGCTGGATATGTTGAAATAA
- a CDS encoding thiol:disulfide interchange protein DsbA/DsbL, with protein sequence MMLKHWIKTIVVAASLISATAAFAFTEGKDYKAMAKPMPVAVPGKAEVIEFFWYGCPHCFAIEPYVDAWAAKLPKDVNFRRVHVMWDGRNDMEGHAKIFLALQGMGLDAKYQQAVMKAVQKDRIELRNEAKLLEWVKKQGIDVAKFKANYNGFSTQMQLKNLTKITQDYQVDGVPMFVVNGKWVTSPAMVGAEDATVTKMVDELIAKDRKAPKKK encoded by the coding sequence ATGATGTTAAAGCACTGGATTAAAACAATCGTCGTCGCAGCGTCATTAATAAGCGCCACCGCGGCTTTTGCTTTTACCGAAGGTAAAGATTACAAAGCGATGGCCAAACCGATGCCCGTTGCAGTACCTGGCAAGGCCGAAGTGATCGAGTTCTTCTGGTATGGCTGCCCACACTGCTTTGCCATCGAACCTTATGTGGATGCTTGGGCAGCAAAACTGCCGAAAGACGTTAATTTCCGCCGGGTGCACGTGATGTGGGATGGCCGCAATGATATGGAAGGCCACGCCAAGATCTTCCTCGCGCTACAAGGCATGGGTTTAGATGCTAAATACCAGCAAGCCGTGATGAAGGCCGTCCAAAAAGACCGTATCGAATTACGCAACGAAGCCAAATTGCTAGAATGGGTTAAAAAACAAGGCATTGATGTTGCCAAATTTAAAGCCAATTACAATGGCTTCTCAACGCAAATGCAGTTGAAAAACCTCACCAAAATCACGCAAGACTATCAAGTGGATGGCGTACCGATGTTTGTGGTTAACGGCAAATGGGTAACTAGCCCGGCGATGGTCGGCGCGGAAGATGCTACCGTGACCAAAATGGTCGATGAGCTGATCGCCAAAGATCGTAAAGCACCAAAAAAGAAATAA
- a CDS encoding SPOR domain-containing protein, with protein MSRDMKPSRSSNRNASSSRANSQRKSGGSSLITGLLLGLFVGIAIAVAVALYLNRSGNPFKNGNTTPADAVSSAPETAVAPPEVLLPGNGKEVALNPVPASTAASKPASTNASGERFDFYKVLPELNEESAVASTPAPVKTASPKTSTSPAATPAATPKAEANKNAWLQVGAFKDEGDADNLKAKLALLGIESRILTSDIPDKGIWHRVRVGPFNATADLDKVRGQLKANGIDSAIVKAN; from the coding sequence ATGAGCCGTGATATGAAACCCAGCCGCAGTAGTAACCGCAATGCCAGCAGCAGCCGTGCCAATAGCCAACGTAAAAGTGGCGGCAGCTCATTAATTACCGGTTTGCTACTGGGTTTATTTGTCGGTATTGCCATTGCGGTCGCTGTGGCGCTGTATTTAAATCGCAGTGGTAATCCGTTTAAAAACGGCAATACCACCCCAGCAGACGCCGTGAGCTCAGCGCCTGAAACCGCCGTCGCGCCCCCAGAAGTCTTGTTGCCTGGCAATGGCAAAGAAGTCGCGCTCAACCCAGTGCCAGCCAGCACTGCCGCCAGCAAACCTGCGAGTACCAACGCCAGTGGCGAGCGCTTTGATTTTTATAAAGTATTGCCTGAGCTCAACGAAGAGTCGGCCGTAGCCAGCACGCCAGCACCGGTAAAAACAGCTAGTCCAAAAACCAGCACCAGCCCAGCCGCCACACCCGCTGCGACACCCAAAGCAGAAGCCAATAAAAATGCTTGGTTACAAGTAGGCGCCTTTAAAGACGAAGGCGATGCCGATAACCTAAAAGCTAAGTTGGCGCTATTGGGCATTGAATCGCGCATTCTCACCTCAGATATTCCAGACAAAGGCATTTGGCACCGTGTTCGCGTTGGCCCTTTTAATGCGACTGCTGATCTAGATAAAGTTCGCGGCCAGCTCAAAGCCAATGGCATTGATAGTGCCATTGTAAAAGCCAATTAA